In the genome of Chiroxiphia lanceolata isolate bChiLan1 chromosome 17, bChiLan1.pri, whole genome shotgun sequence, one region contains:
- the NPBWR2 gene encoding neuropeptides B/W receptor type 2: MGNSSFWDDLNSTCSKAGNSCYLDNGMRFNFSFQEQAADFYVVLPVIYSVICAVGLTGNTAVIYVILKAPKMKTVTNMFILNLAIADDLFTLVLPINIAEHLLRYWPFGEVLCKVILSIDHYNIFSSIYFLTVMSIDRYLVVLATVRSKRMPHRTYRAARIVSLCIWILVTIIVLPFIIFANVYTDDLEIKSCGLNFPKPERFWFKASRIYTLILGFAIPVSTICILYTMMLYKLRNMHLNSNARALDKAKKKVTIMVFIVLAVFLFCWTPFHLATIVALTTDLPQTSVVIGISYFITSLSYANSCLNPFLYAFLDDSFRKSFRKLLECRTS; the protein is encoded by the coding sequence ATGGGAAACAGCTCTTTTTGGGATGATCTGAACAGCACCTGCAGCAAGGCAGGCAACAGCTGCTACCTGGACAACGGCATGAGGTTCAACTTCTCCTTCCAAGAGCAGGCAGCTGATTTCTATGTTGTCCTCCCCGTGATTTACTCCGTAATCTGTGCTGTGGGGCTCACAGGCAACACTGCTGTCATCTATGTGATCCTCAAGGCCCCCAAGATGAAGACTGTGACAAACATGTTCATCCTGAACCTTGCTATAGCCGACGACTTGTTCACGCTTGTCTTGCCCATTAATATTGCGGAACACCTGCTCCGCTACTGGCCCTTCGGAGAGGTCCTCTGCAAGGTCATCTTGTCCATAGACCACTACAATATCTTCTCCAGCATTTATTTCCTAACAGTGATGAGCATAGACAGGTATCTGGTGGTACTGGCTACAGTCAGGTCCAAGAGGATGCCCCATCGTACGTACCGAGCAGCCAGGATTGTCAGCCTGTGCATCTGGATCCTGGTCACCATCATAGTTCTCCCTTTCATCATCTTTGCCAACGTCTACACCGATGACCTGGAGATAAAGAGTTGTGGTCTCAATTTCCCCAAGCCTGAAAGGTTTTGGTTCAAAGCCAGCAGGATCTATACCCTCATCCTTGGCTTTGCCATTCCAGTATCCACCATCTGCATCCTCTACACCATGATGCTCTACAAGCTAAGGAACATGCACTTGAACTCTAACGCTAGAGCCCTGGACAAAGCCAAGAAGAAAGTCACTATTATGGTCTTCATAGTCCTGGCTGTGTTCCTCTTCTGTTGGACACCCTTCCACTTGGCCACCATCGTGGCTTTGACCACCGACTTGCCCCAGACCTCCGTGGTCATTGGTATATCCTACTTCATCACCAGCCTGAGCTATGCTAACTCATGCTTGAACCCTTTCCTGTACGCTTTCCTGGACGACAGCTTTCGGAAAAGTTTCCGGAAGCTGCTGGAATGCAGAACTTCTTGA